In Halorhodospira halophila, the DNA window TCGTGGGCGTAACGGTAACCGCTGCCGAAACCCTGCTCCTTCATGATCCCGGTCGGGGCGTTGCGCAAGTGCATGGGCACCTCCAGCGAGCCGTACCGGCGGACGTCCCGCTCGGCCGCCTGCCAGGCAGTGTAGACGCGGTTGCTCTTGGGTACCGAGGCCTGGAATGCGGCCGCATGGGCCAGGGCCAGGTCCCCCTCCGGCGAACCGAGACGCTCGTACGCCTCGGCGGCGTTCAGGGCCACCTGCAGGGCCCGCGGGTCGGCGTTGCCGATGTCCTCGGAGGCAACCCGGATCAACCGCCGGGCGATGTAGAGCGGATCGCAGCCACCATCGAGCATGCGCGCTAGCCAGTACAGCGCAGCGTCCGGATCCGAACCGCGGATCGACTTGTGCAGCGCCGAGATCTGATCGTAGAAATCGTCGCCCCCCTTGTCGAAGCGCCGTGCCCCGCCGGCGACCGCCTCGGCCACGGCATCGGCGTCGAGGGTTTGCGCATCGACCAGGTCCGCAGCAATCTCGAGGGCCGAGAGCAATCGCCGGGCGTCGCCGTCGGCGGCACGCAGCAGCAGAGCCCGGGCCTCGTCGGTGGCCTGCAGCCGACGCTCCCCCAGGCCGCGCTCCGGGTCGCGCAACGCCCGCTCGAGCAGCTCGGACAGGGCCGTATCGTCCAGGGCCCGCAGCATGTAGACCCGCGCCCGCGAGAGCAGCGCCTTGTTGAGCTCGAAGGAGGGGTTTTCCGTGGTGGCCCCGATAAAGACCACCGTG includes these proteins:
- a CDS encoding replication-associated recombination protein A, which gives rise to MSAPPSAPLAERMRPRSIDEMAGQGHLLDSGRALVQSVEAGRPHSMILWGPPGSGKTTLARLVAEHAEARFLTLSAVTAGVREIRGAMAEATDLWKTGRRTVLFVDEVHRFNKAQQDAFLPYVEDGTVVFIGATTENPSFELNKALLSRARVYMLRALDDTALSELLERALRDPERGLGERRLQATDEARALLLRAADGDARRLLSALEIAADLVDAQTLDADAVAEAVAGGARRFDKGGDDFYDQISALHKSIRGSDPDAALYWLARMLDGGCDPLYIARRLIRVASEDIGNADPRALQVALNAAEAYERLGSPEGDLALAHAAAFQASVPKSNRVYTAWQAAERDVRRYGSLEVPMHLRNAPTGIMKEQGFGSGYRYAHDEPEAFAAGVEYMPDALAGTRYYEPSDRGLEQRIAERFRRLRTRQA